From Apis cerana isolate GH-2021 linkage group LG10, AcerK_1.0, whole genome shotgun sequence, one genomic window encodes:
- the LOC108001169 gene encoding exodeoxyribonuclease isoform X2, whose translation MISRSFQNFLKLMPHFVYTNAIMPPKRNRVLKSDSTEIKNKNKNKISKTEETPNKRSKRNTDHIEEPSAKRAKTDVKSIINKTDTDLNEINFDCLKLNATGNKYNLKISSWNVSGIRAVIKKNGIKYIAKEDADIVALQETKCDSNKLPEEIKLNGYHYYFLESKKSGYCGVALFTKEKPIDVKYGLNNSEFDNEDVPNAGQKLVTLPKRLKWNEIFKTYVKNLDEKKPVIICGDMNVAHKEIDLRNPKTNIKNAGFTIEERDGMTDFLATGFVDTFRALYPDKTDAYTFWSYFANARSKNIGWRLDYFLVSERIKDNVCDNVIRDKVYGSDHCPIVLYINI comes from the exons atgatatcgcgcagttttcaaaatttcttgaagCTCATGCCG caTTTTGTGTACACAAACGCAATCATGCCGCCAAAACGAAACCGAGTTTTAAAG tcAGACTCTacggaaattaaaaataagaataaaaataaaatatcaaaaacagAAGAAACACCAAATAAAAGATCTAAACGCAATACAGATCACATTGAAGAACCCTCAGCAAAGCGTGCTAAAACAGatgtaaaatcaattataaataaaacagataCAGacttgaatgaaattaatttcgattgtttaaaattaaatgcaacaggaaataaatataatttaaaaatatctagttGGAATGTTTCTGGCATAAGAGCAGTaataaaa aaaaatggaataaaatatattgcaaaagaAGATGCAGACATAGTTGCATTGCAAGAGACCAAATGCGATTCCAATAAATTAcctgaagaaattaaattaaatggatatcattattattttcttgaga gtAAAAAATCTGGGTATTGTGGTGTTGCATTATTCACAAAAGAAAAACCAATTGATGTAAAATATGgtttaaataattctgaatttGATAATGAAG aTGTTCCTAATGCTGGTCAAAAATTAGTAACATTaccaaaaagattaaaatggaatgaaatttttaaaacatatgtaaaaaatctAGATGAGAAGAAACCTGTTATTATCTGTGGTGATATGAATGTTGCTCACAAAGAAATag aTCTCAGAAAtccaaaaacaaatataaaaaatgctgGATTTACTATAGAAGAACGAGATGGTATGACAGATTTTTTAGCTACCGGATTTGTGGATACATTTAGAGCTTTATATCCTGATAAAACAGATGCATACACATTTTGGTCATATTTTGCTAATGCACGTAGTAAAAATATAGGATG gagattggattattttttagtatcaGAACGAATTAAGGATAATGTTTGTGATAATGTTATAAGAGATAAAGTATATGGTAGTGATCATTGTCCTATTGTACTTTATATCaacatataa
- the LOC108001169 gene encoding exodeoxyribonuclease isoform X1, whose translation MISRSFQNFLKLMPHFVYTNAIMPPKRNRVLKSDSTEIKNKNKNKISKTEETPNKRSKRNTDHIEEPSAKRAKTDVKSIINKTDTDLNEINFDCLKLNATGNKYNLKISSWNVSGIRAVIKKNGIKYIAKEDADIVALQETKCDSNKLPEEIKLNGYHYYFLESKKSGYCGVALFTKEKPIDVKYGLNNSEFDNEGRLITAEYLNFYLINVYVPNAGQKLVTLPKRLKWNEIFKTYVKNLDEKKPVIICGDMNVAHKEIDLRNPKTNIKNAGFTIEERDGMTDFLATGFVDTFRALYPDKTDAYTFWSYFANARSKNIGWRLDYFLVSERIKDNVCDNVIRDKVYGSDHCPIVLYINI comes from the exons atgatatcgcgcagttttcaaaatttcttgaagCTCATGCCG caTTTTGTGTACACAAACGCAATCATGCCGCCAAAACGAAACCGAGTTTTAAAG tcAGACTCTacggaaattaaaaataagaataaaaataaaatatcaaaaacagAAGAAACACCAAATAAAAGATCTAAACGCAATACAGATCACATTGAAGAACCCTCAGCAAAGCGTGCTAAAACAGatgtaaaatcaattataaataaaacagataCAGacttgaatgaaattaatttcgattgtttaaaattaaatgcaacaggaaataaatataatttaaaaatatctagttGGAATGTTTCTGGCATAAGAGCAGTaataaaa aaaaatggaataaaatatattgcaaaagaAGATGCAGACATAGTTGCATTGCAAGAGACCAAATGCGATTCCAATAAATTAcctgaagaaattaaattaaatggatatcattattattttcttgaga gtAAAAAATCTGGGTATTGTGGTGTTGCATTATTCACAAAAGAAAAACCAATTGATGTAAAATATGgtttaaataattctgaatttGATAATGAAGGTAGACTGATCACTGCAGAATatctaaatttctatttaattaatgttt aTGTTCCTAATGCTGGTCAAAAATTAGTAACATTaccaaaaagattaaaatggaatgaaatttttaaaacatatgtaaaaaatctAGATGAGAAGAAACCTGTTATTATCTGTGGTGATATGAATGTTGCTCACAAAGAAATag aTCTCAGAAAtccaaaaacaaatataaaaaatgctgGATTTACTATAGAAGAACGAGATGGTATGACAGATTTTTTAGCTACCGGATTTGTGGATACATTTAGAGCTTTATATCCTGATAAAACAGATGCATACACATTTTGGTCATATTTTGCTAATGCACGTAGTAAAAATATAGGATG gagattggattattttttagtatcaGAACGAATTAAGGATAATGTTTGTGATAATGTTATAAGAGATAAAGTATATGGTAGTGATCATTGTCCTATTGTACTTTATATCaacatataa
- the LOC108001169 gene encoding exodeoxyribonuclease isoform X3 gives MPPKRNRVLKSDSTEIKNKNKNKISKTEETPNKRSKRNTDHIEEPSAKRAKTDVKSIINKTDTDLNEINFDCLKLNATGNKYNLKISSWNVSGIRAVIKKNGIKYIAKEDADIVALQETKCDSNKLPEEIKLNGYHYYFLESKKSGYCGVALFTKEKPIDVKYGLNNSEFDNEGRLITAEYLNFYLINVYVPNAGQKLVTLPKRLKWNEIFKTYVKNLDEKKPVIICGDMNVAHKEIDLRNPKTNIKNAGFTIEERDGMTDFLATGFVDTFRALYPDKTDAYTFWSYFANARSKNIGWRLDYFLVSERIKDNVCDNVIRDKVYGSDHCPIVLYINI, from the exons ATGCCGCCAAAACGAAACCGAGTTTTAAAG tcAGACTCTacggaaattaaaaataagaataaaaataaaatatcaaaaacagAAGAAACACCAAATAAAAGATCTAAACGCAATACAGATCACATTGAAGAACCCTCAGCAAAGCGTGCTAAAACAGatgtaaaatcaattataaataaaacagataCAGacttgaatgaaattaatttcgattgtttaaaattaaatgcaacaggaaataaatataatttaaaaatatctagttGGAATGTTTCTGGCATAAGAGCAGTaataaaa aaaaatggaataaaatatattgcaaaagaAGATGCAGACATAGTTGCATTGCAAGAGACCAAATGCGATTCCAATAAATTAcctgaagaaattaaattaaatggatatcattattattttcttgaga gtAAAAAATCTGGGTATTGTGGTGTTGCATTATTCACAAAAGAAAAACCAATTGATGTAAAATATGgtttaaataattctgaatttGATAATGAAGGTAGACTGATCACTGCAGAATatctaaatttctatttaattaatgttt aTGTTCCTAATGCTGGTCAAAAATTAGTAACATTaccaaaaagattaaaatggaatgaaatttttaaaacatatgtaaaaaatctAGATGAGAAGAAACCTGTTATTATCTGTGGTGATATGAATGTTGCTCACAAAGAAATag aTCTCAGAAAtccaaaaacaaatataaaaaatgctgGATTTACTATAGAAGAACGAGATGGTATGACAGATTTTTTAGCTACCGGATTTGTGGATACATTTAGAGCTTTATATCCTGATAAAACAGATGCATACACATTTTGGTCATATTTTGCTAATGCACGTAGTAAAAATATAGGATG gagattggattattttttagtatcaGAACGAATTAAGGATAATGTTTGTGATAATGTTATAAGAGATAAAGTATATGGTAGTGATCATTGTCCTATTGTACTTTATATCaacatataa
- the LOC133666859 gene encoding uncharacterized protein LOC133666859, with protein MNMFSNKKNNLPPRPHIPNSEHMLEDLNNSSIDDIAFKIIHKDEISGENLMNASTSDTYQKVKMYLHIKQQLKYLETTLENKEQQLKTDNEEIKRLADNIKKQAQAALIT; from the exons atgaacatgtttagtaataaaaagaataatttaccaCCAAGACCTCATATTCCAAATTCTGAACATATGTTGGAAGatcttaataattcttctataGATGACAtagcatttaaaataattcataaag atgaaATTTCtggagaaaatttaatgaatgcaAGTACTTCTGATACATATCAGAAAGTGAAAATGTATTTACACATAAAACAAcagttaaaatatttggaaactaCTCTTGAAAACAAAGAGCAACAACTTAAAACtgataatgaagaaataaaaagacttgcagataatattaaaaaacaagcaCAAGCTGCATTGATaacataa